A single Methylobacterium sp. 17Sr1-1 DNA region contains:
- a CDS encoding ATPase, with translation MGRQPPDRVVVREKRAWTDETDAWKQDRAIRKGYRIRWGYVAIAYLVEALVICTSLAGAWFFAETYADKHDQSFWFMLLAPVVYAAIELCRVPLGILIRVQRDWLIKSLAIVGIVMAAGVTTKSVSQLGEMMFHPRLAEASKARTTLKEAEADRGTIDNRIAQADARVAQYTAEAAALEKRTTEASAQLAGLPGQRCERLSGTNSRGKRYNYLRCVTDPRTATIAGSLKSAGDERAVVAKNLTEARAARAQLDRAAADRRVTEAEGAYRDAVRRSQLHSFTAMVYGADPIDVTDQQVHAFLRIFVFAPALCAAFASTLLALCAVQVRKTYRDEDDLDAMMHAEGVPLLLNQMAESATQIQDAQRAMREAAVASGAAIPLDQRRSPTVPQAGTPPAPPARDDDRIERPRP, from the coding sequence ATGGGCAGACAGCCTCCCGATCGGGTGGTGGTGCGCGAGAAGCGCGCCTGGACCGACGAGACCGATGCCTGGAAGCAGGACCGGGCGATCCGCAAGGGTTACCGCATCCGCTGGGGCTACGTCGCCATCGCCTACCTGGTCGAGGCGCTGGTGATCTGCACCTCGCTGGCCGGGGCCTGGTTCTTCGCCGAGACCTATGCCGACAAACACGACCAGAGCTTCTGGTTCATGCTGCTGGCGCCGGTCGTCTACGCGGCGATCGAGCTGTGCCGGGTGCCGCTCGGCATCCTGATCCGGGTGCAGCGCGACTGGCTGATCAAGTCTCTGGCGATCGTCGGCATCGTGATGGCGGCGGGGGTGACCACCAAGTCGGTGTCGCAGCTCGGCGAGATGATGTTCCATCCCCGTCTCGCCGAGGCCTCGAAGGCCCGCACCACCCTGAAGGAGGCCGAGGCCGACCGCGGCACGATCGACAACCGCATCGCCCAGGCCGATGCCCGGGTGGCGCAGTACACGGCGGAGGCCGCGGCGCTCGAGAAGCGCACAACGGAAGCCTCGGCCCAGCTCGCCGGCCTGCCGGGCCAGCGCTGCGAGCGCCTGTCGGGCACCAACAGCCGCGGCAAGCGCTACAATTACCTGCGCTGCGTCACCGATCCGCGCACCGCCACCATCGCGGGCAGCCTGAAATCCGCCGGCGACGAGCGGGCCGTGGTGGCGAAGAACCTGACCGAGGCCCGCGCCGCCCGGGCGCAGCTCGACCGCGCCGCCGCCGACCGCCGGGTGACGGAAGCCGAAGGCGCCTACCGCGACGCGGTGCGGCGCTCGCAGCTGCACTCCTTCACCGCGATGGTCTACGGCGCCGACCCGATCGACGTCACCGACCAGCAGGTCCACGCCTTCCTGCGCATCTTCGTCTTCGCGCCGGCCCTCTGCGCCGCCTTCGCCTCGACGCTGCTCGCGCTCTGCGCCGTGCAGGTGCGCAAGACCTATCGCGACGAGGACGACCTCGACGCGATGATGCACGCGGAGGGCGTGCCGCTCCTCCTCAACCAGATGGCCGAGAGCGCGACCCAGATCCAGGACGCGCAGCGGGCGATGCGCGAGGCCGCGGTGGCCTCGGGCGCGGCGATCCCCCTCGACCAGCGCCGCTCGCCGACCGTGCCGCAGGCCGGCACGCCCCCGGCGCCGCCGGCGCGCGACGACGACCGCATCGAGAGGCCGAGACCGTGA
- a CDS encoding YcjX family protein, with translation MPPLTDLAARAGSLAKSVTEATRSLAEASNDLLVQPTVRLGVTGLARSGKTVFTTALVHQLTGLHPLPALRASQEGRLRRARLVPQPDDAVTRFPYEDHLAALTDARRWPRSTDRISQLRLEVDYERKSGWRTGPASLMVDIVDYPGEWLLDLALIEQTYEGWSRETIAAAQRPGRAAMAAPWLASLRALDPNQPLDEIVAERASEAFKIYLAAVRSGPEAVATTPPGRFLMPGDLAGSPALTFAPLILDGPVNPDSLGGLMQRRFEAYKHRVVTPFFRDHFQRIDRQIVLVDVLAAVDAGAAALAELEEALDRVLMSLRVGRNTLLSRFFAPRADRILFAATKADHLHHTSHDRLDALLRLLVARSLRRTEAAGAHVSTQALASVRSTRETVVHDGPSAFRAVAGTPEAGESIDGETFDGETEAAIFPGELPERPEAVLEGAVPPGSLRFPRFRPPQVSRDALGRPGRLPQIRLDRALNFLIGDRLA, from the coding sequence GTGCCGCCCCTGACCGACCTCGCCGCACGTGCCGGCTCCCTCGCCAAGTCCGTCACCGAGGCCACCCGTTCCCTGGCGGAGGCCTCCAACGACCTCCTGGTCCAGCCGACGGTGCGGCTCGGCGTGACCGGCCTCGCCCGCTCAGGGAAAACGGTGTTCACCACCGCTCTGGTGCACCAGCTCACCGGCCTCCACCCGCTGCCGGCGCTCCGCGCCTCGCAGGAGGGCCGCCTGCGCCGGGCCCGCCTGGTGCCGCAGCCCGACGACGCGGTGACGCGCTTCCCCTACGAGGACCATCTCGCGGCGCTGACCGACGCGCGCCGCTGGCCGCGCTCGACCGACCGGATCAGCCAGCTGCGCCTGGAGGTCGATTACGAGCGCAAGAGCGGCTGGCGCACCGGGCCGGCGAGCCTGATGGTCGACATCGTCGACTATCCGGGCGAGTGGCTGCTCGACTTGGCCCTCATCGAGCAGACCTACGAGGGCTGGTCGCGCGAGACGATCGCCGCGGCCCAGCGTCCCGGCCGCGCCGCGATGGCGGCCCCCTGGCTCGCCTCGCTGCGGGCGCTCGACCCGAACCAGCCCCTGGACGAGATCGTGGCCGAGCGGGCGAGCGAGGCGTTCAAGATCTACCTCGCCGCCGTGCGCTCCGGCCCCGAGGCGGTGGCGACGACGCCGCCGGGCCGGTTCCTGATGCCCGGCGACCTCGCGGGCTCGCCGGCCCTGACCTTCGCGCCGCTGATCCTGGACGGCCCGGTCAATCCCGACAGCTTGGGCGGGCTGATGCAGCGCCGCTTCGAGGCCTACAAGCATCGGGTGGTGACGCCGTTCTTCCGCGACCATTTCCAGCGCATCGACCGCCAGATCGTCCTCGTCGACGTGCTGGCCGCGGTCGATGCCGGGGCGGCGGCGCTCGCCGAGCTGGAGGAGGCCCTCGACCGGGTGCTGATGAGCCTCAGGGTCGGGCGCAACACCCTGCTGTCGCGGTTCTTCGCGCCGCGGGCCGACCGGATCCTGTTCGCCGCCACCAAGGCCGACCACCTCCACCATACGAGCCACGACCGGCTCGACGCGCTCCTGCGCCTCCTCGTCGCCCGCTCGCTGCGGCGCACGGAGGCTGCGGGCGCCCATGTCAGCACCCAGGCGCTCGCCTCGGTGCGCTCGACCCGCGAGACGGTGGTGCATGACGGGCCGAGCGCCTTCCGGGCGGTGGCCGGCACGCCGGAGGCGGGCGAGAGCATCGACGGCGAGACTTTCGACGGCGAGACCGAAGCGGCGATCTTCCCGGGCGAGCTGCCCGAGCGGCCGGAAGCCGTGCTGGAGGGTGCGGTGCCCCCGGGCTCCCTGCGCTTCCCGCGCTTCCGCCCGCCCCAGGTCTCCCGCGATGCGCTGGGCCGCCCGGGCCGCCTGCCGCAGATCCGCCTCGACCGCGCCCTGAACTTTTTGATCGGCGACCGCCTGGCCTGA
- a CDS encoding TIGR01620 family protein, translated as MTNTQKPRAFRLPPAGAETVTAAPPPPGTETALADGVRVVEEPFEIVEAADGVPVPVAPRSRAPWATLLLSALGGLASLGIGLAIERLIADLFTVAPWLGIVALVLLAVAVVALAAIVWREVAGVLRERRIEALREEALDALRSRDHSAAKAVVRQLSGLYAERPALSAARARLAALDDQILDVEDRIGIAEQELLASLDRAAKAAVADAAKQVSAVTALSPRAIVDVGFVIFAAVRLLRRIATIYGGRPGLFGFLRLARAALAHLAVTGSVAVGDSLVQSVLGLGVAARISAKLGEGVLNGLMTARFGLAALAVCRPLPFTREAAPRLGDVAGELIRREEGGAA; from the coding sequence ATGACGAACACCCAGAAGCCCCGCGCCTTCCGCCTGCCGCCCGCCGGCGCCGAGACCGTCACCGCCGCACCGCCGCCCCCCGGTACCGAGACGGCGCTCGCCGACGGCGTGCGGGTGGTGGAGGAGCCGTTCGAGATCGTCGAGGCCGCCGACGGCGTGCCCGTCCCGGTGGCGCCGCGCTCCCGCGCGCCCTGGGCGACCTTGCTGCTCTCGGCGCTCGGCGGCCTGGCCTCGCTCGGCATCGGGCTTGCCATCGAGCGGCTGATCGCCGACCTGTTCACCGTCGCGCCCTGGCTCGGCATCGTGGCCCTGGTGCTGCTCGCGGTCGCCGTGGTGGCGCTCGCGGCGATCGTCTGGCGCGAGGTGGCGGGGGTGCTACGCGAGCGCCGCATCGAGGCCTTGCGCGAGGAGGCTCTCGACGCGCTCCGCTCCCGCGACCACAGCGCCGCCAAGGCGGTCGTGCGCCAGCTCTCCGGCCTCTACGCCGAGCGCCCGGCCTTGAGCGCCGCGCGGGCGCGGCTCGCCGCCCTCGACGACCAGATCCTCGACGTCGAGGACCGGATCGGCATCGCCGAGCAGGAGCTGCTGGCCTCTCTCGACCGCGCCGCCAAGGCGGCGGTGGCGGACGCGGCCAAGCAGGTCTCGGCGGTGACGGCCCTGAGCCCGCGGGCGATCGTCGATGTCGGCTTCGTGATCTTCGCGGCGGTGCGCCTCCTTCGCCGCATCGCCACCATCTATGGCGGACGGCCCGGCCTGTTCGGCTTCCTGCGCCTGGCGCGCGCCGCGCTCGCCCATCTCGCCGTCACCGGCAGCGTCGCGGTCGGCGACAGCCTGGTTCAGTCGGTGCTGGGCCTCGGGGTCGCCGCGCGGATCTCGGCGAAGCTCGGGGAGGGCGTGCTCAACGGGCTGATGACGGCGCGGTTCGGGCTGGCGGCCTTGGCGGTGTGCCGGCCGCTGCCGTTCACCCGGGAAGCGGCGCCACGGCTCGGCGACGTAGCCGGCGAGTTGATCCGCCGGGAGGAGGGCGGCGCCGCCTGA
- a CDS encoding histidine phosphatase family protein has protein sequence MRRLILLRHAKSDWPDGASDVDRPLAPRGREAAPKMAAYLAEQGLIPDRVLVSPARRTQETWDLVKPALGTVPDETVPQIYEAPVSRLLDVVRSIPDEVATALMIGHNPGFQDLARLLGRPGEARRALTKKYPTAAVAVIDLAVDSWGKVEAGEGTVERFVTPKSLGHGEDE, from the coding sequence ATGCGCCGCCTGATCCTGCTCCGCCACGCCAAGTCCGACTGGCCGGACGGCGCGTCCGACGTCGACCGGCCCCTCGCGCCCCGCGGGCGGGAGGCGGCGCCGAAGATGGCCGCCTACCTGGCCGAGCAAGGGCTGATCCCCGACCGGGTGCTGGTCTCGCCGGCCCGGCGCACGCAAGAAACCTGGGACCTCGTCAAGCCGGCGCTCGGGACGGTGCCGGACGAGACCGTGCCGCAGATCTACGAAGCGCCGGTCTCGCGCCTGCTCGACGTGGTGCGCTCGATCCCGGACGAGGTCGCGACCGCCCTGATGATCGGCCACAATCCGGGCTTCCAGGACCTCGCCCGGCTCCTCGGCCGACCGGGCGAGGCGCGGCGGGCGCTGACCAAGAAGTACCCGACGGCGGCGGTCGCGGTGATCGATCTGGCCGTGGATTCATGGGGCAAGGTCGAGGCCGGGGAGGGCACGGTCGAGCGGTTCGTGACGCCGAAGAGCCTCGGGCACGGCGAGGACGAGTAG
- a CDS encoding cystathionine gamma-synthase family protein codes for MSDDRYHKDRLGNRRLSPETLMLGYGYDPALSEGAVKPPVFLTSTFVFTSAEHGKAFFDYVSGRREPPAGEAAGLVYSRFNHPNSEIVEDRLAVFEEAEAALLFSSGMSAIATVILAHARPGDVVLHSQPLYGGTETLIAKTLAGFTIGAVGFQDGTDEASVTAAADSALDLAEKSGGRVSVVMVETPSNPLNTLVDLALVRQAADRIGARQGGQAPVVVCDNTLLGPLFQHPLRFGADISVYSLTKYVGGHSDLIAGAALGAAARMKPVRLLRSAIGTQLDPHSCWMLGRSLETLTLRMEKANRNGELIAGLLRSHPKVTRLHHLGHLEPGSGAAKVYAAQCTAPGSTFSFDVAGGEPEAFRVLNALQLFKLAVSLGGTESLASHPASTTHSGVPKAVRDRLGITDATIRVSIGIEHPEDLAADLEAALATLG; via the coding sequence ATGTCGGACGACCGCTACCACAAGGACCGGCTCGGCAACCGCCGCCTGAGCCCTGAGACCCTGATGCTCGGCTACGGCTACGACCCCGCCCTCTCGGAGGGGGCGGTGAAGCCGCCGGTCTTCCTCACGTCCACCTTCGTGTTCACCTCCGCCGAGCACGGCAAGGCGTTCTTCGACTACGTCTCGGGACGGCGCGAGCCGCCGGCCGGCGAGGCGGCCGGGCTGGTCTATTCGCGCTTCAACCACCCCAACAGCGAGATCGTCGAGGACCGGCTCGCGGTGTTCGAGGAGGCCGAGGCCGCGCTCCTGTTCTCGTCGGGCATGTCGGCGATCGCCACCGTGATCCTGGCCCATGCCCGGCCCGGCGACGTGGTGCTGCATTCCCAGCCGCTCTACGGCGGCACCGAGACGCTGATCGCCAAGACCTTGGCGGGGTTCACCATCGGCGCGGTCGGCTTCCAGGACGGCACCGACGAGGCGAGCGTGACGGCGGCGGCGGATTCCGCCCTGGACCTGGCGGAGAAGTCGGGCGGGCGCGTCAGCGTCGTGATGGTCGAGACGCCGTCGAATCCCCTCAACACCCTCGTCGACCTGGCGCTGGTGCGACAGGCGGCCGACCGGATCGGCGCCCGCCAGGGCGGCCAGGCGCCGGTGGTGGTCTGCGACAACACCCTGCTCGGCCCCCTCTTCCAGCACCCGTTGCGCTTTGGTGCCGACATCTCGGTCTACTCGCTGACCAAATACGTCGGTGGTCACTCGGACCTCATCGCCGGGGCGGCGCTCGGCGCGGCGGCGCGGATGAAGCCGGTGCGGCTGCTGCGCTCGGCGATCGGCACCCAGCTCGATCCGCATTCGTGCTGGATGCTCGGCCGCTCGCTCGAGACCCTGACGCTCCGGATGGAGAAGGCCAACCGCAACGGCGAGCTCATCGCCGGCCTGCTGCGATCCCACCCGAAGGTGACGCGGCTGCACCATCTCGGCCATCTCGAACCCGGCTCCGGCGCGGCCAAAGTCTACGCCGCGCAATGCACCGCCCCGGGCTCGACCTTCTCGTTCGACGTCGCGGGCGGGGAGCCGGAGGCGTTCCGGGTGCTCAACGCGCTGCAGCTGTTCAAGCTCGCGGTGAGCCTAGGCGGCACCGAATCGCTCGCCAGCCACCCGGCCTCGACCACCCATTCGGGGGTGCCGAAGGCGGTGCGCGACCGGCTCGGCATCACCGACGCGACGATCCGGGTCTCGATCGGCATCGAGCATCCGGAGGATCTGGCGGCGGACCTGGAGGCGGCGCTGGCGACCTTGGGGTGA
- a CDS encoding MoxR family ATPase — protein MRFTGTESYVATGDLTVAVNAAITLERPLLVKGEPGTGKTVLAEEIARGLGAPLLTWHIKSTTKAQQGLYEYDAVSRLRDSQLGDPRVSDIANYIRRGKLWDAFTAPERPVLLIDEIDKADIEFPNDLLLELDRMEFHVYETGETVRAARRPIVIITSNNEKELPDAFLRRCFFHYIKFPDADTLKAIVEVHYPGIKQRLVEEALRVFFEVREAPGLKKKPSTSELLDWLKLLMAEDIGPETLRERDPRKLIPPLHGALLKNEQDVGLFEKLAFLSRREGR, from the coding sequence ATGCGCTTCACCGGAACCGAGAGCTACGTCGCCACCGGCGACCTCACCGTCGCGGTCAACGCCGCCATCACCCTGGAGCGGCCGCTCCTCGTCAAGGGCGAGCCGGGCACCGGCAAGACCGTGCTGGCGGAGGAGATCGCCCGCGGGCTCGGGGCGCCGCTGCTGACCTGGCACATCAAGTCGACCACCAAGGCGCAGCAGGGCCTCTACGAGTACGACGCGGTCTCGCGCCTGCGCGACTCGCAGCTCGGCGACCCGCGGGTCTCCGACATCGCCAACTACATCCGCCGCGGCAAGCTGTGGGACGCCTTCACGGCGCCCGAGCGGCCGGTGCTCTTGATCGACGAGATCGACAAGGCTGACATCGAGTTCCCGAACGACCTGCTGCTCGAACTCGACCGGATGGAGTTCCACGTCTACGAGACCGGCGAGACCGTGCGGGCGGCGCGCCGGCCGATCGTCATCATCACCTCGAACAACGAGAAGGAGCTGCCGGACGCCTTCCTGCGCCGCTGCTTCTTCCACTACATCAAGTTCCCGGACGCCGACACGCTGAAGGCCATCGTCGAGGTGCATTATCCCGGCATCAAGCAGCGCCTGGTCGAGGAGGCCCTGCGGGTCTTCTTCGAGGTGCGCGAGGCGCCGGGCCTGAAGAAGAAGCCCTCGACCTCGGAACTGCTCGACTGGCTGAAGCTGCTGATGGCCGAGGATATCGGGCCGGAGACCTTGCGCGAGCGCGACCCCCGCAAGCTGATCCCGCCGCTGCACGGGGCGCTGTTGAAGAACGAGCAGGATGTCGGGCTGTTCGAAAAGCTCGCCTTCCTGAGCCGCCGCGAGGGACGCTGA
- a CDS encoding cation:proton antiporter, translated as MTEHAASGSYKEVILFLVTAGIVVPLFHRLRVSPVLGFIGAGALLGPSGLGRLTETVPWLGAVTISNRTEIAHLAELGVVFLMFMIGVELSWERLRILRRLVFGLGSLQVVVSSLLVGAVLMALEVPPLAAILVGLALALSSTAIVLPVLAEQKRLNTPAGRASFAVLLFQDLAVAPVLFAIAVLGRKDSDAVTGLALALGQAAVALALLVGAGRLGLRPLFQLVARTRSPELFMAACLLVIAATSLVAAASGLSMTLGAFVAGLLLAETEYRRAIEATIDPFKGLLLGVFFVSVGMGIDPAVLMKTPLTILGLALGLLVLKGGVILGLGTALRLPRAVALESALLLGPGGEFAFVLVGSALAAGLVPDDLGQAALVVTTATMVMIPGLAALARRLGRRIDRTALGRARAEPPPAERQPGRVIVAGYGRVGRLVAEMLARHKVPYIALDMDAARVADQRRLGNPVYFGDSANPDLLRRCGIDTARALVVTLDQPRAVEAVVAAARAERPDLTIVARARDARHATALYEMGVDDAVPETIEASLQLSEAVLVDVGVPMGLVIASIHERRDEFRALLRRKEAPPAAPFQARRTVGKAP; from the coding sequence ATGACCGAGCACGCCGCGTCCGGCTCCTACAAGGAAGTCATCCTGTTCCTGGTCACCGCCGGGATCGTGGTGCCGTTGTTCCATCGCCTGCGCGTCAGCCCGGTCCTCGGCTTCATCGGCGCCGGCGCCCTCCTCGGGCCGTCGGGCCTGGGGCGGCTCACCGAGACCGTGCCGTGGCTCGGCGCGGTGACGATCTCGAACCGCACCGAGATCGCGCATCTCGCCGAGCTCGGCGTGGTGTTCCTGATGTTCATGATCGGGGTCGAGCTGTCCTGGGAGCGCCTGCGCATCCTGCGCCGCCTCGTCTTCGGGCTCGGCTCGCTGCAGGTGGTGGTGTCGAGCCTGCTCGTCGGCGCGGTGCTGATGGCGCTGGAGGTGCCGCCCCTCGCGGCGATCCTCGTCGGGCTGGCGCTGGCGCTCTCCTCCACCGCCATCGTGCTGCCGGTGCTGGCCGAGCAGAAGCGGCTCAACACGCCGGCCGGCCGGGCGAGCTTCGCGGTGCTGCTGTTCCAGGACCTCGCCGTCGCTCCCGTCCTGTTCGCCATCGCGGTGCTCGGCCGCAAGGACAGCGACGCGGTGACCGGCCTCGCCCTCGCGCTCGGTCAGGCCGCCGTGGCGCTGGCGCTGCTGGTGGGTGCCGGGCGCCTGGGCCTGCGGCCTTTGTTCCAGCTCGTCGCCCGCACCCGCAGCCCCGAATTGTTCATGGCGGCCTGCCTCCTCGTCATCGCGGCGACGTCCCTCGTCGCGGCCGCGAGCGGCCTGTCGATGACGCTCGGCGCCTTCGTCGCCGGGCTGCTGCTGGCCGAGACCGAGTACCGCCGGGCGATCGAGGCGACGATCGACCCGTTCAAGGGCCTGCTGCTCGGGGTGTTCTTCGTCTCGGTCGGCATGGGGATCGACCCGGCGGTGCTGATGAAGACGCCGCTCACCATCCTGGGGTTGGCCCTCGGCCTCCTCGTCCTCAAGGGCGGGGTCATCTTGGGGCTCGGCACGGCGTTGCGCCTGCCGCGCGCGGTGGCGCTCGAATCCGCCCTGCTGCTCGGGCCCGGCGGCGAGTTCGCCTTCGTGCTCGTCGGCAGCGCGCTGGCCGCCGGCCTCGTCCCCGACGATCTCGGACAGGCGGCGCTCGTCGTCACCACCGCCACGATGGTGATGATCCCCGGCCTCGCGGCGCTCGCCCGCCGCCTCGGCCGGCGGATCGACCGGACCGCGCTGGGCCGTGCCCGGGCCGAGCCGCCGCCGGCGGAGCGCCAGCCCGGTCGGGTGATCGTCGCGGGCTACGGCCGGGTCGGCCGCCTCGTCGCCGAGATGCTGGCCCGCCACAAGGTGCCCTACATCGCCCTCGACATGGACGCCGCCCGCGTCGCCGACCAGCGCCGTCTCGGCAACCCGGTCTATTTCGGCGATTCGGCCAACCCGGACCTGCTGCGGCGCTGCGGCATCGACACCGCCCGCGCCCTCGTGGTCACCCTCGACCAGCCCCGCGCCGTCGAGGCGGTGGTGGCGGCCGCCCGCGCCGAGCGGCCGGACCTCACCATCGTGGCCCGGGCCAGGGATGCCCGCCACGCCACCGCCCTCTACGAGATGGGCGTGGACGATGCCGTGCCGGAGACGATCGAGGCGTCGCTCCAGCTCTCGGAGGCGGTGCTGGTCGATGTCGGGGTGCCGATGGGGCTGGTGATCGCCTCGATCCACGAGCGCCGCGACGAGTTCCGGGCGCTCCTGCGCCGCAAGGAGGCCCCACCGGCCGCGCCGTTCCAGGCCCGCCGCACCGTCGGGAAGGCGCCGTGA
- a CDS encoding HAMP domain-containing methyl-accepting chemotaxis protein produces MSIAFESKQKAHLTYRYIKLSRAMLESLAWFRSERGWSMTGLGFAPEANQVSRRVALESRGQADQALSEAAAAVRAIDDPALVAAMEDLAKAADSWRTLRGRIDADLDRPLAGRDKALFTQLNEAGGRVLSLIDGMSTRTDTTLRQLDPVLEATIATKAIIGSLRSLTGQQLLTMNILLSGDRLPLPTDGPALRARETQVQTTWDLIGTLLTTNRSDLVQSAYRTANAAYFEGSLGTQRAEAVASVEAGRKPSVALMDAWLESAARSQTAIAATALALMDAAAATADTEVERARQAFAVHCTLAVAGLLLTLVGAAIAQVWIAGRIHALATATRRIAEGDLAVAVPGAHHRDEIGAMAAALEVFRNTMQRSRALERETEQARLAAEEQRRVGMRAVADAFEEAVGAVVAKVSASATALEGTARSMTATATETAGQSTSAASAAEQAATNVDTVAAAVEELGSSVQEIGRQIVASSDLAGRAVAEADQTMRLVQEMTRNSTKIGDMVGMIATIASQTNLLALNATIEAARAGEAGRGFAVVAAEVKELATQTARATDEISQQIGQIQVVTEQAVGAITAITTRIGEISTVTATISAAVEEQGATTQEIVRNVAQASAGTQEVTGNVAGVALASERTGAAARQVLDSASDLSRESEHLGTEVERFLARVRAA; encoded by the coding sequence TTGAGTATTGCGTTCGAATCGAAACAGAAGGCGCATCTCACCTATCGCTACATCAAGCTCAGCCGGGCCATGCTGGAAAGTCTGGCGTGGTTTCGCAGCGAGCGCGGCTGGAGCATGACCGGCCTCGGCTTCGCGCCGGAGGCGAACCAGGTCTCGCGGCGCGTGGCACTGGAATCCCGCGGCCAGGCCGATCAGGCGCTGAGCGAGGCGGCGGCGGCTGTGCGGGCCATCGACGATCCGGCCCTCGTCGCTGCCATGGAGGATCTGGCGAAGGCCGCCGATTCGTGGCGGACGCTGCGCGGCCGGATCGACGCCGACCTCGACCGGCCCCTGGCCGGCCGAGACAAGGCCCTGTTCACCCAGCTGAACGAGGCCGGCGGGCGCGTGCTCAGCCTGATCGACGGGATGTCGACCCGGACCGACACCACCCTGAGGCAGCTCGACCCGGTGCTGGAAGCGACCATCGCCACGAAGGCGATCATCGGTTCCCTCCGGAGCCTGACCGGCCAGCAGCTGCTGACGATGAACATCCTCCTCTCCGGCGACCGGCTGCCCCTGCCGACGGACGGACCAGCCCTGCGCGCCCGGGAGACCCAGGTGCAGACGACCTGGGATCTGATCGGGACCCTGCTCACGACCAACCGCTCCGACCTGGTCCAGTCGGCCTATCGGACCGCCAACGCCGCGTATTTCGAGGGCTCTCTCGGCACGCAGCGGGCCGAGGCGGTGGCCAGCGTCGAGGCCGGGCGCAAGCCGAGCGTCGCCCTGATGGATGCGTGGCTCGAAAGCGCCGCCAGAAGCCAGACGGCGATCGCCGCGACCGCGCTCGCCCTGATGGACGCTGCGGCGGCGACCGCCGACACGGAGGTGGAGCGGGCCCGGCAGGCCTTCGCGGTGCATTGCACGCTCGCGGTCGCCGGTCTGCTCCTGACGCTCGTCGGGGCGGCGATCGCGCAGGTCTGGATCGCCGGCCGGATCCACGCCCTCGCGACGGCGACCCGGCGCATCGCGGAGGGCGATCTCGCCGTCGCCGTGCCGGGCGCGCATCACCGGGACGAGATCGGCGCCATGGCGGCCGCGCTCGAGGTTTTCCGCAACACCATGCAGCGCAGCCGCGCCCTGGAGCGCGAGACCGAGCAGGCCCGCCTCGCGGCCGAGGAGCAGCGGCGCGTCGGGATGCGTGCCGTCGCCGACGCCTTCGAGGAAGCGGTGGGCGCCGTCGTCGCCAAGGTCTCGGCCTCGGCCACCGCCCTCGAGGGCACCGCGCGGAGCATGACCGCGACCGCGACCGAGACCGCCGGCCAGTCGACCTCCGCGGCGTCCGCGGCGGAGCAGGCGGCCACCAACGTCGACACCGTGGCGGCGGCGGTCGAGGAACTCGGCTCCTCGGTCCAGGAGATCGGACGGCAGATCGTGGCCTCCTCCGATCTCGCCGGGCGGGCCGTGGCCGAGGCGGACCAGACCATGCGCCTGGTCCAGGAGATGACGCGCAACTCGACCAAGATCGGCGACATGGTCGGGATGATCGCGACCATCGCCTCGCAGACCAACCTCCTGGCCCTCAATGCGACGATCGAGGCGGCGAGGGCCGGGGAGGCGGGGCGCGGCTTCGCGGTGGTCGCCGCCGAGGTCAAGGAACTCGCCACCCAGACCGCGCGCGCGACCGACGAGATCAGCCAGCAGATCGGCCAGATCCAGGTCGTCACCGAGCAGGCGGTGGGGGCGATCACCGCGATCACGACCCGCATCGGCGAGATCAGCACGGTCACGGCGACGATCTCGGCGGCGGTCGAGGAACAGGGGGCGACGACGCAGGAGATCGTCCGCAACGTGGCGCAGGCCTCGGCCGGCACCCAGGAGGTCACCGGCAACGTGGCGGGTGTCGCCCTGGCGTCGGAGCGGACCGGGGCGGCCGCCCGGCAGGTGCTGGATTCGGCCTCCGACCTGTCGCGCGAATCCGAGCATCTCGGCACGGAGGTCGAGCGCTTCCTCGCGCGGGTGCGGGCGGCCTGA